The Polynucleobacter sp. TSB-Sco08W16 genome includes a region encoding these proteins:
- the rng gene encoding ribonuclease G, with the protein MNEEILINITPQETRVALIQQGAVQELQIERTRQRGIVGNIYLAKVVRVLPGMQSAFIEVGLERTAFMHVADITQSNPQPQIEKLLFEGQTLLVQVLKDPLGTKGARLTTQLSIAGRNLVYLPPAGTDVATEKYIGVSQRIDQPEEREAIKARLAGLMAEDEKGGIIVRTSAQDASDTELQHDMRYLRTTWENIREAVKSKAAPSLLYQDLSLAERVLRDVAGEETTQIRVDSAENFEKLKGFATLYMPNLLGKLTLHRGERALFDLFDVDAEINKALGRRVDLKSGGYLMIDQTESMTTIDVNTGSYVGARNLDDTVFKTNLEAAQAIARQLRLRNLGGIIIIDFIDMMGKDHQESVLYELKRNLERDHARTSVSEFSALGLVEMTRKRTRESLAHITCEPCATCMGKGEIKTAQTICYEILREIVREHRQFNPREFRIVAAPDVIDLFLEEENQFLAQLGDFIGKPITLQAEGSFKQEQYDIVLS; encoded by the coding sequence ATGAATGAAGAAATACTGATCAATATCACCCCACAAGAGACGCGGGTTGCATTAATTCAGCAAGGTGCAGTGCAAGAGCTCCAAATTGAGCGCACTCGCCAGCGTGGGATTGTTGGCAACATCTATTTAGCAAAAGTCGTTCGTGTATTACCGGGCATGCAATCTGCGTTCATTGAGGTTGGTTTAGAGCGCACTGCTTTTATGCATGTCGCCGATATTACGCAAAGCAATCCACAGCCCCAAATTGAGAAGCTATTATTTGAAGGTCAGACACTATTAGTACAGGTTCTTAAAGACCCCCTGGGTACCAAAGGCGCTCGCCTGACAACCCAGCTCAGTATTGCGGGTCGTAATTTGGTATACCTACCACCTGCTGGCACAGACGTTGCCACGGAAAAATATATTGGTGTATCACAACGCATTGACCAACCAGAAGAGCGTGAAGCGATCAAAGCGCGCTTGGCGGGTCTCATGGCTGAGGATGAAAAAGGTGGCATCATCGTACGCACTAGCGCTCAAGATGCCTCGGATACAGAATTGCAGCATGACATGCGCTATCTTAGAACTACCTGGGAAAATATTCGTGAGGCCGTTAAATCTAAAGCGGCTCCTAGCCTCCTTTACCAAGACTTAAGCCTTGCTGAACGGGTCTTGCGGGATGTTGCTGGCGAAGAAACAACGCAGATTCGCGTAGACTCTGCAGAAAATTTTGAGAAGCTCAAAGGCTTTGCCACTCTTTATATGCCTAACCTATTGGGCAAGTTAACCCTGCATCGTGGTGAGCGCGCCCTCTTTGACTTGTTTGATGTCGACGCCGAAATTAATAAAGCTTTAGGAAGACGAGTCGACCTGAAGTCCGGTGGCTATTTAATGATCGACCAAACGGAGTCGATGACTACGATTGACGTAAATACTGGTAGCTATGTAGGTGCTCGTAATTTAGATGACACAGTCTTCAAAACCAATTTGGAAGCAGCCCAAGCGATTGCTCGTCAACTTCGTCTACGTAACCTTGGTGGCATCATCATCATTGATTTCATCGACATGATGGGCAAGGATCATCAAGAATCCGTCCTTTATGAATTAAAGCGCAACCTTGAACGCGATCATGCTCGCACCTCGGTTAGTGAATTTTCAGCATTAGGTTTGGTAGAAATGACGCGCAAACGAACTCGCGAGTCTCTGGCCCATATCACCTGTGAGCCTTGTGCTACCTGCATGGGCAAAGGTGAAATCAAAACTGCTCAGACGATTTGTTATGAAATTTTGCGTGAAATCGTACGTGAGCATCGCCAATTTAATCCCCGTGAATTTCGTATCGTGGCAGCGCCGGATGTGATTGACCTCTTCCTTGAAGAAGAGAATCAATTTTTAGCACAGCTCGGGGACTTTATTGGCAAACCAATTACACTTCAGGCTGAAGGCAGCTTCAAACAAGAACAATACGATATTGTTCTTAGTTAA
- a CDS encoding nucleoside triphosphate pyrophosphatase, which translates to MNSFIYLASQSPRRQELLKQIGVEFKLLLAQAGEDTESIETPLLYEKACAYVERVTLAKSAVALERWGKSGLPWAPILCADTTVSLPNSPDGEILGKPSDARDALRILRMLSGKIHEVLTAVALTVRPNEPPISIVQISEVQFADLSEELIEAYIASGEPFGKAGAYGIQGGGSAFIPSIKGSYSGIMGLPLYETVQLLKRAQVHCI; encoded by the coding sequence TTGAATTCTTTTATCTATCTCGCCTCACAAAGCCCACGACGCCAAGAACTCTTAAAACAAATTGGTGTTGAATTTAAATTGCTTCTTGCGCAAGCTGGTGAAGATACTGAAAGCATTGAGACGCCCCTCCTTTATGAAAAAGCATGCGCTTATGTAGAGCGCGTAACCTTAGCTAAAAGTGCTGTGGCACTCGAGCGCTGGGGGAAAAGTGGATTGCCGTGGGCGCCGATATTATGTGCCGACACAACCGTAAGCTTACCCAATAGTCCTGATGGTGAAATTCTAGGCAAACCATCTGACGCTCGTGATGCTTTGCGCATTTTGAGGATGCTGAGCGGAAAGATCCATGAAGTACTTACAGCTGTAGCACTAACGGTCAGGCCAAATGAGCCTCCTATCTCTATCGTGCAGATCTCAGAGGTTCAATTTGCAGACCTCTCTGAAGAGCTCATTGAAGCTTATATTGCTAGCGGAGAGCCTTTTGGGAAAGCTGGGGCTTACGGCATTCAAGGGGGCGGCAGTGCTTTTATCCCTTCGATTAAGGGCAGCTATAGCGGTATCATGGGTCTACCCCTGTATGAAACTGTTCAACTTCTCAAGCGCGCCCAAGTTCACTGCATATGA
- the rlmH gene encoding 23S rRNA (pseudouridine(1915)-N(3))-methyltransferase RlmH, which translates to MRLTIVSVGHKMPDWVATATHDYIKRMPADCSIEIKEIKPDLTPAKEAIKILAAIPKGSRVIALDERGKDQTTQNLATQLAGWRQEGFDITFLIGGADGLDANLKTSAQAMWRLSSLTLPHAMARVMLVEQLYRAWTILQGHPYHRE; encoded by the coding sequence ATGCGCCTAACGATTGTTTCTGTTGGTCATAAAATGCCAGATTGGGTTGCCACTGCAACCCATGATTACATCAAGCGCATGCCTGCAGACTGCAGCATCGAAATTAAAGAAATCAAGCCTGATCTCACGCCCGCCAAGGAAGCGATCAAGATATTAGCCGCTATCCCCAAGGGTTCGAGAGTGATTGCGCTAGACGAAAGGGGTAAGGATCAAACTACCCAAAACCTAGCCACTCAACTAGCAGGCTGGCGCCAAGAAGGTTTTGATATCACCTTTTTGATTGGTGGAGCAGATGGCTTAGATGCCAACCTCAAAACGAGTGCTCAAGCCATGTGGCGACTCTCTAGCCTGACCTTACCCCATGCAATGGCTAGAGTGATGCTTGTTGAACAGCTCTATCGCGCGTGGACTATCCTGCAAGGCCACCCATATCACCGCGAGTAA
- a CDS encoding adenylyltransferase/cytidyltransferase family protein: MSARKKIGILGGTFDPPHIGHLKLASHFAKLLRLDALLLIPSGEPWQKGSGITPAPIRFQLTEAAGIDLARAFLYLKIPTQVGIDRIEMDRAGPSYAIDTVKALRDRFGNDASLIWLMGADSLMTLPTWHAWQELMGSIHIAVASRPNHELEVVGSPELKQLLAKHQTLEPSALENCPSGLIYIDESLSIDLSSTDLRGRLKTLTRNSIGVEEIPSHTLEIITNLGLYQ, encoded by the coding sequence TTGAGCGCGCGTAAAAAAATCGGTATCCTCGGCGGTACCTTTGATCCGCCACATATTGGCCACCTTAAGCTAGCCAGTCATTTTGCGAAGCTCTTACGCTTAGACGCTCTTTTACTCATTCCAAGTGGTGAGCCATGGCAAAAGGGTTCTGGAATTACGCCCGCTCCAATTCGTTTTCAGTTAACCGAAGCTGCTGGCATTGATTTGGCCCGAGCATTTTTGTATCTCAAGATACCGACTCAGGTAGGCATTGACCGAATTGAAATGGATCGCGCAGGACCTAGTTATGCGATTGATACTGTGAAAGCTTTAAGAGATCGCTTTGGCAATGATGCGAGCCTGATCTGGCTAATGGGAGCAGATTCGCTCATGACGCTACCTACGTGGCATGCTTGGCAAGAGTTAATGGGATCCATTCATATTGCAGTAGCAAGTAGACCAAATCACGAGCTAGAGGTAGTAGGAAGTCCCGAACTGAAGCAGTTATTAGCAAAACATCAAACTTTAGAGCCAAGCGCCCTTGAAAATTGTCCCTCTGGCCTCATCTATATTGATGAAAGCCTCTCGATAGATCTATCGTCTACCGACCTGAGGGGCCGCCTTAAAACCCTTACGCGCAACTCTATCGGGGTCGAGGAAATTCCATCGCATACCCTAGAAATCATCACAAATCTGGGCTTGTATCAGTAA
- the hemF gene encoding oxygen-dependent coproporphyrinogen oxidase has product MDIAALKEYFLGLQDRITSAMGALDGKAFIADEWHKPEDSKLKGYGRTCILDNGNILEKGGVGFSHVRGDQMPPSASHHRPEVAGRSFEAMGVSLVFHPNNPKVPTTHMNVRCFIAQAPDKEPVWWFGGGFDLTPYYGVDEDCTHFHQTAKDALDPFDDELYPRFKKWCDEYFYLKHREEPRGIGGVFFDDFNELGFEKSFAMMRAVGDAFIHAYLPIVERRYQDVFTPEEKSFQEYRRGRYVEYNLIFDRGTIFGLHSGGRTESILMSMPPVVQWRYNWHPEPGTPEAKLYDYYLKPRDWLA; this is encoded by the coding sequence ATTGATATTGCAGCCCTGAAAGAATATTTTTTAGGTCTGCAAGATCGCATTACTTCGGCGATGGGCGCTTTAGATGGGAAAGCTTTTATTGCAGACGAGTGGCATAAGCCAGAGGACAGCAAACTCAAAGGCTATGGGCGTACTTGCATTTTGGATAATGGCAACATCCTTGAAAAAGGCGGGGTAGGTTTTTCTCATGTTCGCGGCGATCAAATGCCGCCTTCGGCCTCGCATCACCGCCCTGAAGTAGCAGGTCGCAGTTTTGAAGCGATGGGCGTGTCTTTGGTTTTTCACCCTAACAACCCAAAAGTTCCTACTACCCATATGAATGTGCGCTGCTTTATTGCACAAGCCCCCGATAAGGAGCCGGTATGGTGGTTCGGTGGTGGTTTTGATCTCACCCCCTACTATGGTGTTGATGAAGATTGCACCCATTTTCATCAAACCGCTAAAGATGCCTTAGACCCCTTTGATGATGAGCTCTACCCACGCTTTAAAAAATGGTGTGATGAATATTTTTACTTAAAGCATCGCGAAGAACCTCGCGGTATCGGCGGTGTGTTCTTTGATGACTTTAATGAACTAGGCTTTGAAAAAAGCTTTGCAATGATGCGTGCTGTGGGAGATGCATTTATTCATGCTTACCTGCCTATAGTAGAGCGTCGCTACCAAGACGTATTTACCCCAGAAGAAAAGTCGTTCCAAGAATATCGTCGTGGCCGTTATGTGGAATACAACCTTATTTTTGATCGAGGAACGATTTTTGGTCTGCACTCTGGCGGTCGTACAGAGTCTATTTTGATGTCGATGCCCCCAGTCGTTCAGTGGCGCTATAACTGGCATCCTGAGCCCGGCACCCCCGAAGCCAAGCTCTATGACTATTACCTTAAACCACGCGATTGGTTAGCTTGA
- the purD gene encoding phosphoribosylamine--glycine ligase: MKILLVGSGGREHALAWKLAQSPQVQTVYVAPGNGGTATAKQAAAGIENLPITGLQELADFAKREKIHLTVVGPEAPLAAGIVDVFRNNGLRIFGPTQLAAQLESSKDFSKAFMKRHGIPTAEYQTFTSALEAHAYIDAKGAPIVIKADGLAAGKGVVVAINLDEAHAAVDMMLADNKLGNAGARVVIEEFLTGEEASFIVLVDGKHVLALATSQDHKRLLDADQGPNTGGMGAYSPAPVVTPEIHARALREVIMPTVRGMEADGLPYTGFLYAGLMIAPDGKIKTLEFNCRMGDPETQPIMARLRSDLVNALDHAVDGKLNEVELEWDRRTALGVVLAAHNYPDTPRNGDVITGIPADTEDQLTFHAGTKLHEGKLVTSGGRVLCVVGLADTVRGAQQKAYDVIKQIHFDGMQYRKDIGYRAIK; this comes from the coding sequence ATGAAAATTCTTCTCGTTGGATCTGGTGGACGCGAACATGCATTGGCTTGGAAGCTAGCGCAGTCACCTCAAGTGCAAACCGTTTATGTGGCACCGGGCAATGGTGGCACTGCCACAGCTAAACAGGCGGCAGCCGGTATTGAGAATTTACCCATCACCGGCTTACAAGAGCTCGCTGATTTTGCAAAACGCGAGAAGATTCATCTCACAGTTGTTGGTCCTGAAGCGCCCTTAGCGGCCGGCATTGTCGACGTCTTTCGCAATAATGGCTTGCGCATTTTTGGTCCAACTCAATTAGCCGCCCAGCTGGAGTCTTCAAAAGATTTCTCCAAGGCTTTTATGAAACGCCATGGCATTCCGACTGCGGAATACCAAACATTTACTAGTGCTTTAGAAGCACATGCTTACATTGATGCCAAAGGCGCGCCAATCGTGATTAAGGCCGACGGCTTAGCTGCTGGCAAAGGTGTAGTGGTAGCAATAAACCTAGATGAAGCTCATGCAGCGGTAGATATGATGCTTGCCGATAACAAATTAGGTAATGCTGGCGCTCGCGTGGTAATCGAAGAGTTTCTTACTGGCGAAGAAGCTAGTTTTATTGTTCTAGTAGATGGCAAGCATGTTCTTGCTCTAGCAACCAGCCAAGATCACAAGCGTTTATTAGATGCTGACCAAGGCCCCAATACCGGCGGCATGGGCGCATACTCCCCTGCTCCCGTTGTTACCCCGGAAATCCATGCGCGCGCTTTACGTGAAGTGATCATGCCAACTGTGAGGGGCATGGAGGCGGATGGTCTGCCATATACAGGTTTCTTATACGCAGGACTCATGATTGCTCCCGATGGCAAGATCAAAACTTTAGAATTTAATTGCCGTATGGGCGACCCAGAAACTCAACCCATCATGGCACGCTTACGCAGTGATCTCGTCAATGCCCTTGATCATGCAGTAGATGGCAAACTCAACGAAGTAGAGCTTGAATGGGATCGTCGCACTGCCTTAGGAGTGGTTCTAGCCGCACATAATTACCCAGATACTCCACGCAATGGTGATGTCATTACCGGCATTCCTGCTGATACCGAAGATCAACTCACTTTCCATGCTGGCACCAAATTACATGAAGGCAAATTAGTGACCTCGGGTGGGCGTGTATTGTGTGTTGTGGGTTTAGCCGACACCGTTCGAGGCGCTCAACAAAAAGCCTACGATGTCATTAAGCAGATTCATTTCGATGGGATGCAATATCGCAAAGATATTGGCTATCGCGCAATTAAATAA
- a CDS encoding YebC/PmpR family DNA-binding transcriptional regulator: MAGHSKWANIQHRKGRQDEKRGKIWTKLIKEITVAAKLGGGDLATNPRLRLAVDKAKDSNMPNDNVQRAIQRGTGTLEGVSYEEIRYEGYGINGAAIIVDCLTDNRTRTVAEVRHAFNKNGGNMGTEGSVAFLFKHCGQMLFAPGSNEDQLMEVALDAGAEDVIAHDDGSFEVLTPVPDFGKVQDALAQAGLKAELATVAMRPETEIALEGEQAESMQKLLDALENLDDVQEVFTNAAL; this comes from the coding sequence ATGGCCGGCCACTCGAAATGGGCCAATATTCAGCACCGCAAAGGTCGTCAAGACGAAAAACGCGGCAAGATTTGGACCAAACTCATTAAAGAAATTACTGTCGCTGCCAAACTGGGTGGCGGTGATCTCGCAACCAATCCACGTTTACGCTTGGCTGTTGATAAAGCCAAAGACTCCAATATGCCTAATGACAACGTGCAAAGAGCGATTCAACGCGGCACCGGCACATTAGAAGGCGTGAGTTACGAAGAGATTCGTTATGAAGGCTACGGCATCAATGGGGCTGCCATCATTGTGGATTGTTTAACTGATAATCGCACTCGCACCGTAGCAGAGGTTCGTCATGCCTTTAATAAGAATGGTGGCAACATGGGAACCGAAGGATCAGTTGCGTTCCTCTTCAAACACTGCGGTCAAATGTTATTTGCTCCTGGTAGCAACGAGGATCAATTAATGGAGGTTGCGCTTGATGCTGGGGCTGAAGATGTGATTGCGCATGATGATGGCTCGTTTGAAGTATTAACACCCGTGCCAGATTTTGGTAAGGTGCAAGATGCCCTAGCGCAAGCAGGACTGAAGGCTGAACTAGCAACTGTTGCCATGCGTCCAGAAACAGAGATTGCACTCGAAGGTGAGCAAGCCGAAAGCATGCAGAAACTGCTCGATGCCTTGGAAAACCTTGATGACGTTCAAGAAGTATTTACAAACGCAGCTCTATAA
- a CDS encoding CysB family HTH-type transcriptional regulator has translation MNLHQFRFVREAVRQNFNLTTAAKALFTSQPGVSKAIIELEDELGVEIFRRHGKRIRSLTEPGKRILSSVERILDEVETLKRVGKDFASQDQGNFVIATTHTQARYALPKVLTEFTKRFPKVRVSIQQGSPGQIAELLSHDRADIAIATEGIANTPGVLALPGYQWQHVVMVPLSHPLLNQASVTLEEIAKYPIITYDKAFAGRSKIDAAFAQRNITPDIILEAIDADVIKTYVEAGMGIGIVAGHAYDPDRDRNLKVIQVGHLFGNNVTHIGVKQGAYLRSFVYTFIELFSPTLTKKIVEQAMNEKTDTYEI, from the coding sequence ATGAACCTGCACCAATTCCGCTTTGTACGTGAGGCTGTTCGACAAAACTTCAATCTCACTACAGCCGCTAAGGCACTTTTTACCTCCCAACCGGGCGTATCTAAAGCCATTATTGAATTGGAAGATGAGCTTGGCGTTGAAATCTTTAGGCGTCACGGTAAGCGTATCCGCTCTCTCACAGAGCCAGGTAAACGAATTCTGAGCTCAGTTGAACGCATCTTAGATGAAGTCGAAACACTGAAGCGAGTGGGCAAAGATTTTGCCAGTCAAGATCAAGGCAACTTTGTGATCGCCACCACCCATACTCAAGCACGCTATGCCTTACCAAAAGTACTTACTGAATTTACAAAACGCTTTCCTAAGGTTCGCGTCAGTATCCAACAAGGTAGTCCAGGTCAAATCGCCGAGTTACTCAGTCATGATCGAGCAGACATCGCCATCGCAACCGAAGGGATCGCCAATACCCCTGGCGTCCTAGCTTTACCTGGATACCAATGGCAGCATGTAGTCATGGTGCCATTGAGTCACCCATTACTCAATCAAGCATCGGTAACGCTTGAAGAGATTGCCAAGTATCCCATCATCACCTATGACAAAGCTTTTGCAGGGCGTAGCAAGATTGATGCTGCATTTGCTCAACGCAATATCACTCCCGATATTATTTTGGAAGCAATTGATGCTGACGTCATTAAGACTTACGTTGAAGCGGGTATGGGTATCGGCATCGTTGCTGGTCACGCATACGACCCAGATAGGGATCGGAACCTTAAAGTCATTCAAGTCGGTCATTTATTTGGCAACAATGTGACGCACATTGGCGTTAAACAAGGAGCTTACTTAAGATCATTTGTTTACACCTTCATCGAGCTCTTCTCACCCACACTCACCAAAAAAATTGTTGAGCAGGCCATGAATGAGAAAACTGATACCTACGAAATCTAA
- the lptG gene encoding LPS export ABC transporter permease LptG, protein MKLLFPYIYERYLAKQIYAAFGFILFALVALFLFFDILSELGSVQGGYTLPLALLHVLLKAPSRISEIIPIAALIGSIYVFAMLASQSEFTILRIAGLDVKKGLIALTKISLPLVVLTLIMSEWAGPYTEAKSEQIRMKALGATYSSQFKTGVWVKDRLRDEDGSGPVRPGVRYVNVGKVDKDNDIGDIRMYEFSDTYNLLSIRTAPSGHFDETGIWVLNDVTETRFKETKQTDPLNPVFSAQTFTHPILTLESEVTPQILSVLLISPEKMSILSLGRFIAHLNENNQDTQRHSIAFWKKVIYPFTIFVMLALALPFAYLKVRAGSVGIKVFGGIMLGMSFQLFNSLFSNVGLLSAWPAFLTALIPPMLYFLLALFALRRVSET, encoded by the coding sequence ATGAAACTGCTCTTTCCCTACATCTACGAGCGTTACCTAGCCAAGCAAATTTATGCGGCATTTGGATTTATTTTGTTTGCCTTGGTTGCATTGTTTTTGTTTTTTGACATCTTAAGCGAGCTGGGCTCGGTTCAAGGTGGCTACACCCTGCCACTTGCTTTGCTTCATGTCCTACTCAAAGCTCCAAGCCGTATCTCTGAGATTATTCCAATTGCGGCCTTGATTGGCAGTATCTACGTATTTGCCATGTTAGCTAGTCAGTCTGAATTCACTATCTTGCGCATTGCTGGCCTGGATGTGAAAAAAGGGTTGATTGCACTTACCAAGATTTCATTGCCGCTGGTTGTGCTTACGCTCATCATGAGTGAGTGGGCAGGCCCCTATACAGAAGCCAAGTCAGAGCAAATCCGCATGAAGGCCTTGGGCGCAACATATTCTTCACAATTTAAGACTGGGGTTTGGGTGAAAGACCGCCTACGAGATGAAGATGGTAGTGGCCCCGTTCGTCCAGGCGTTCGCTACGTAAACGTAGGCAAGGTCGACAAGGACAATGATATTGGCGATATTCGGATGTATGAATTTAGTGACACGTATAACTTACTCTCCATTCGCACAGCCCCATCTGGACACTTTGATGAAACCGGTATTTGGGTTTTAAATGATGTTACAGAAACTCGCTTTAAAGAAACCAAGCAAACTGATCCGCTCAATCCTGTTTTTTCAGCGCAAACATTTACGCACCCCATTCTGACTTTAGAGTCTGAAGTCACTCCGCAAATTTTGAGCGTGCTATTAATTAGTCCAGAAAAAATGTCGATTCTGAGTTTGGGCCGTTTCATTGCTCACCTGAACGAAAACAACCAAGATACACAACGACATTCAATCGCCTTTTGGAAAAAAGTGATCTACCCGTTCACGATTTTTGTGATGTTGGCTTTAGCGCTCCCGTTTGCCTATTTAAAAGTCAGGGCTGGTAGCGTGGGCATCAAAGTATTTGGCGGCATCATGCTGGGAATGAGTTTTCAGCTATTCAACTCTTTGTTCTCCAATGTTGGACTCTTAAGTGCATGGCCGGCATTCTTGACAGCGTTAATACCGCCAATGCTCTACTTCCTCTTGGCATTGTTCGCCTTACGACGGGTTTCAGAAACCTAA
- the lptF gene encoding LPS export ABC transporter permease LptF, with the protein MIFKDALRRELSFTTGGVFLVLVTIMVTTLVIRILGYAANGAVNPEDALVLIALATLGYLAVLLTVSLFVATLIVLVRWYKDSEMIVWFASGLSISNLIRPILQFATPLIIIIALLALFVWPWANRETTLISQRFQQRDDVSMVTAGQFKESARAERVFFIEQLDVNKSEVKNIFVADNKNGRLSIAVASSGFIQNSEGGEKSVVLHNGRRYEGQPTQPDFRILEFTDYTTKIRSKETLAPAPRDREKTIQELINEPNPAFVNPSRAELLWRIGLPLMALGLVLIAIPLAYVNPRLGNYTAMFYAVLIYLIYSNLLNLTQNFVAQGKFSVFVGIWPIHLLALLIATALIRNRINPSIKWWRRQLPVALANK; encoded by the coding sequence ATGATTTTTAAAGATGCCCTTCGCCGAGAACTCAGCTTTACTACAGGCGGCGTCTTTTTGGTCCTTGTGACCATCATGGTGACTACTTTGGTAATCCGCATCCTAGGTTATGCGGCAAATGGCGCAGTAAATCCAGAGGATGCACTCGTATTGATTGCCTTGGCTACCCTGGGCTATCTTGCCGTCTTATTAACGGTCTCCCTATTTGTGGCCACCTTGATTGTGTTGGTGCGTTGGTACAAAGATTCTGAAATGATCGTCTGGTTTGCCAGCGGCTTAAGCATCAGCAATCTGATTCGCCCCATTTTGCAATTTGCTACTCCGCTCATCATCATCATTGCGCTTCTTGCATTATTTGTTTGGCCTTGGGCTAACAGAGAGACCACCCTCATTAGCCAACGCTTCCAACAACGAGATGATGTCTCGATGGTAACTGCTGGCCAATTTAAAGAATCTGCCAGAGCAGAACGTGTCTTTTTTATCGAACAACTCGATGTTAATAAGAGCGAAGTAAAGAATATTTTTGTTGCGGACAATAAGAACGGGCGTCTTAGCATCGCCGTTGCATCTTCTGGCTTTATTCAAAATTCTGAGGGCGGAGAAAAATCCGTTGTCCTTCACAATGGCCGCCGCTATGAAGGTCAACCAACCCAACCTGACTTTAGAATCCTGGAGTTCACCGATTACACAACCAAGATACGCAGCAAGGAAACCTTAGCGCCAGCTCCGCGTGACAGAGAAAAAACAATTCAGGAATTAATTAATGAACCCAATCCTGCTTTTGTGAATCCAAGTCGAGCTGAACTACTCTGGCGTATTGGACTTCCGCTAATGGCGCTTGGTCTTGTGCTCATTGCAATTCCGCTGGCGTATGTAAACCCACGCCTTGGTAACTACACTGCCATGTTTTATGCGGTACTGATCTATTTAATCTATAGCAACTTATTGAATCTCACTCAGAACTTTGTTGCTCAAGGAAAGTTCAGCGTCTTTGTTGGTATTTGGCCCATTCATCTGCTGGCCTTATTAATAGCTACCGCATTAATTCGTAATCGCATTAACCCATCCATTAAATGGTGGCGCCGCCAATTACCCGTTGCCCTGGCAAATAAATGA